From Gemmatimonadota bacterium, the proteins below share one genomic window:
- the fabG gene encoding 3-oxoacyl-[acyl-carrier-protein] reductase — protein sequence MNRLTGKTALVTGGSRGIGEAIALRFAREGANIAVCASQSTEAAEAVAEKIRAQGREALVQQTDVSNAESVEALVETVLDTWGKIDVLVNNAGIARDNLLMRMKEDEWDAVLDVNLKGAYHCIKAVTRPMMKARTGRIINVSSVVGLLGNAGQINYAASKSGLIGLTKSVARELASRNITANAIAPGFIPTDMTAKLNAKIQEQLIEQIPLGKLGSPEDVAAAAAFLASDDAAYITGQVLVVDGGMVM from the coding sequence ATGAACCGACTCACAGGTAAAACAGCCCTTGTAACGGGCGGATCTCGCGGCATTGGCGAGGCCATTGCCCTGCGCTTCGCGCGCGAAGGAGCCAACATTGCCGTATGTGCCAGCCAAAGTACAGAAGCTGCTGAAGCTGTAGCCGAAAAAATCCGCGCACAAGGCCGTGAAGCCCTTGTACAACAGACCGATGTCTCCAATGCCGAATCTGTTGAAGCCCTTGTCGAGACCGTCCTCGACACCTGGGGCAAAATCGATGTACTCGTCAACAATGCGGGTATCGCCCGCGACAATTTGTTGATGCGTATGAAAGAAGACGAGTGGGATGCAGTTCTTGACGTCAATCTCAAAGGTGCGTACCATTGTATCAAAGCCGTCACCCGTCCCATGATGAAAGCGCGAACTGGTCGCATCATCAATGTCTCATCGGTCGTGGGACTTCTGGGCAATGCCGGGCAGATCAATTATGCCGCATCCAAATCGGGTCTTATTGGCCTGACCAAATCCGTAGCCAGAGAATTGGCCAGCCGCAATATTACGGCCAACGCCATTGCGCCCGGTTTTATTCCAACGGACATGACCGCCAAACTCAACGCCAAAATACAAGAACAGTTGATCGAACAGATTCCACTGGGCAAACTCGGCAGCCCCGAAGATGTCGCTGCTGCCGCAGCCTTTCTCGCCTCTGACGACGCGGCCTATATTACCGGACAGGTGCTCGTTGTCGATGGCGGAATGGTGATGTAA
- the fabD gene encoding ACP S-malonyltransferase, translated as MTKKAFLFPGQGSQSVGMGHDLYRTAPEAHKIFDLADDVLDIEIKSFCFNGPAESLKQTAVTQPAIFAHSIAALEVLKSRGIHPDLVAGHSVGELAALVAAGVMRIADGFRVVSVRGHAMQVAGKIRPGAMAAVLGLDDDVMIQLCDDLSSSGHVTTANFNCPGQVVLSGEENAVDEALEKAKALGARRAVLLPVGGAFHSALMQPAITALTDILDDVPFAQAQIPVIPNVTAEPTRDPALLKDLLIEQVISPVRWTESMQQLIAEGMTEALEVGPGNVLKGLMRRINRNIPVHEAGTLEAIEQL; from the coding sequence CCAGGGCAAGGCTCCCAATCTGTTGGTATGGGACACGACCTGTACAGGACCGCACCAGAAGCACACAAAATTTTTGATCTTGCCGACGACGTGCTCGACATAGAAATCAAATCATTCTGCTTCAACGGTCCTGCCGAGTCACTCAAACAAACCGCAGTCACACAACCGGCAATTTTTGCCCACAGCATTGCCGCCCTTGAAGTGCTCAAAAGCCGGGGGATACACCCCGACCTCGTGGCTGGACACAGTGTCGGAGAACTCGCCGCTCTCGTTGCGGCAGGTGTCATGCGCATCGCAGACGGCTTTCGGGTCGTCAGCGTTCGCGGACATGCCATGCAAGTCGCAGGAAAAATTCGACCAGGTGCCATGGCTGCAGTACTCGGTCTCGACGACGACGTAATGATTCAGCTTTGCGATGATCTCAGTTCTTCGGGCCATGTCACAACAGCCAATTTTAATTGCCCCGGGCAAGTGGTCCTATCTGGCGAGGAAAACGCCGTTGACGAAGCACTCGAAAAAGCCAAGGCATTGGGAGCCAGGCGGGCCGTGCTATTGCCCGTAGGCGGCGCATTTCACTCGGCCCTGATGCAGCCAGCCATAACAGCACTGACCGACATACTCGACGATGTGCCATTTGCCCAGGCGCAAATCCCCGTGATCCCCAATGTCACGGCTGAACCCACACGCGACCCGGCTCTGCTCAAAGACCTGTTGATCGAGCAAGTTATTTCGCCGGTTCGCTGGACCGAATCCATGCAACAACTCATTGCAGAAGGCATGACCGAGGCTCTCGAAGTGGGGCCAGGCAATGTGCTCAAGGGTCTCATGCGCCGAATTAACCGAAATATTCCAGTTCACGAAGCCGGCACATTGGAAGCTATTGAACAACTTTAG
- a CDS encoding acyl carrier protein, whose amino-acid sequence MTDDIKQKVTDLIVDQLGVDADSVNADAHFIDDLGADSLDTVELVMAFEEEFDMEISDEDAEKLETVGDAIAYLDERLD is encoded by the coding sequence ATGACCGATGATATTAAACAAAAAGTTACCGACCTGATCGTTGATCAACTCGGCGTCGATGCCGATAGCGTCAATGCCGACGCCCATTTTATTGACGATCTGGGCGCAGACTCGCTCGACACAGTCGAACTGGTCATGGCTTTCGAAGAAGAATTTGACATGGAAATATCCGATGAAGACGCCGAGAAGCTCGAAACAGTTGGCGACGCCATCGCATACTTAGACGAGCGTCTGGATTAA